From one Staphylococcus kloosii genomic stretch:
- a CDS encoding ATP phosphoribosyltransferase regulatory subunit, whose product MTNSTTLIANKEKEIAFLKHFEATNFELVDFSFIESLKWPTLTQDDLHQMTERSFWQHNHQIFALRNDFTDQLLRYYSQYPADYDKVAYSGPIIRDNIVNTQLGIEHYNPTVTQMQHDFSVFYDFIKTTLDDDIDFIILGHYQLIDLLLEQQYQDDTTLKYIQERNISALSQLLGTAHPIIQLLTTNTTEQLNLLTQLYTPDHTTIQALTRWEQYFKSLGVNNIHLDITPQPPRSYYKGAFMSCTLQRNKEQQLTGGYYKGTLEGFGLGFIL is encoded by the coding sequence ATGACAAATTCAACAACTTTAATCGCAAACAAAGAGAAAGAAATTGCTTTTTTAAAGCATTTTGAAGCTACAAATTTTGAACTTGTTGACTTCAGCTTTATTGAATCTTTAAAGTGGCCTACGCTCACTCAAGATGACTTACATCAAATGACGGAACGTAGTTTTTGGCAACATAACCATCAAATTTTTGCTTTACGTAATGACTTTACTGATCAATTATTACGTTATTACAGTCAATACCCTGCTGACTACGATAAAGTAGCATATTCTGGACCTATAATAAGAGATAATATTGTTAATACACAGCTCGGAATTGAACACTACAATCCAACTGTTACTCAAATGCAACATGACTTTAGCGTATTTTACGACTTTATTAAAACAACGCTAGACGATGACATTGATTTTATTATTTTAGGCCATTACCAACTTATAGACTTATTACTAGAACAACAATATCAAGACGACACGACGTTAAAATATATTCAAGAGCGCAATATTTCGGCGTTATCTCAACTTTTAGGTACTGCGCACCCTATTATCCAATTGCTGACGACTAATACGACTGAACAGTTAAACTTGTTAACTCAATTGTATACGCCGGACCATACAACGATACAAGCATTGACACGTTGGGAACAATATTTCAAATCATTGGGCGTAAATAATATCCATTTAGATATCACGCCTCAACCACCACGTTCATATTATAAAGGCGCATTTATGAGTTGTACGTTACAACGTAATAAAGAGCAACAATTAACTGGCGGTTATTACAAAGGCACATTAGAAGGTTTCGGCCTAGGATTTATACTTTAA